The proteins below come from a single Triplophysa rosa linkage group LG12, Trosa_1v2, whole genome shotgun sequence genomic window:
- the cd9a gene encoding CD9 molecule a isoform X1: protein MAALTGGEMCVKYLMFVFNFIFWIAGTGVLGIGLWLRLDPKTKSLFEGENSPYIFYTGVYILIAAGALMMVVGFLGCCGAIQESPCMLGLFFFFLLVIFAVEVAAGIWGFSNQTKVIEDITAFYRQTYKNYQDTKQDALKETLRLIQHGLNCCGPSGQDQEAIEETCPKKEGLDVLITKTCPDAIDEVFNSKLHIIGGVGIGIGVIMIFGMIFSMMLCCAIRKTREIV, encoded by the exons ATGGCGGCGTTGACCGGAGGAGAGATGTGCGTCAAGTATTTGATGTTCGTCTTCAATTTCATCTTCTGG ATTGCGGGTACGGGTGTCCTGGGTATTGGACTTTGGCTGAGGTTGGATCCCAAGACTAAGAGCTTGTTTGAAGGGGAGAACTCTCCCTATATCTTCTACACCG gtgtaTACATTCTTATCGCGGCTGGCGCTTTGATGATGGTCGTGGGATTTTTGGGATGTTGTGGGGCCATCCAGGAGTCCCCGTGCATGCTGGGATTG tttttcttctttctgttGGTCATATTTGCTGTCGAAGTGGCTGCTGGAATTTGGGGCTTTTCTAACCAGACCAAG GTTATTGAAGATATAACGGCTTTCTACAGGCAAACGTACAAAAACTACCAAGACACCAAACAGGATGCTCTGAAAGAGACACTCCGTCTCATTCAGCATGGT CTGAACTGCTGTGGCCCATCAGGACAAGACCAGGAGGCAATTGAGGAGACCTGCCCCAAAAAAGAGGGGCTTGATGTACTCATTACCAAG accTGCCCTGATGCCATTGACGAAGTCTTCAACTCCAAACTACATATTATTGGAGGTGTTGGCATTGGCATTGGAGTGATTATG ATCTTTGGCATGATCTTCAGCATGATGCTGTGCTGTGCCATCCGAAAAACCCGGGAGATTGTGTGA
- the cd9a gene encoding CD9 molecule a isoform X2, with amino-acid sequence MGVDGCAKCIKYGLFILNFILWIAGTGVLGIGLWLRLDPKTKSLFEGENSPYIFYTGVYILIAAGALMMVVGFLGCCGAIQESPCMLGLFFFFLLVIFAVEVAAGIWGFSNQTKVIEDITAFYRQTYKNYQDTKQDALKETLRLIQHGLNCCGPSGQDQEAIEETCPKKEGLDVLITKTCPDAIDEVFNSKLHIIGGVGIGIGVIMIFGMIFSMMLCCAIRKTREIV; translated from the exons ATGGGAGTTGATGGATGTGCAAAATGTATCAAATACGGACTGTTTATCCTGAACTTCATTCTCTGG ATTGCGGGTACGGGTGTCCTGGGTATTGGACTTTGGCTGAGGTTGGATCCCAAGACTAAGAGCTTGTTTGAAGGGGAGAACTCTCCCTATATCTTCTACACCG gtgtaTACATTCTTATCGCGGCTGGCGCTTTGATGATGGTCGTGGGATTTTTGGGATGTTGTGGGGCCATCCAGGAGTCCCCGTGCATGCTGGGATTG tttttcttctttctgttGGTCATATTTGCTGTCGAAGTGGCTGCTGGAATTTGGGGCTTTTCTAACCAGACCAAG GTTATTGAAGATATAACGGCTTTCTACAGGCAAACGTACAAAAACTACCAAGACACCAAACAGGATGCTCTGAAAGAGACACTCCGTCTCATTCAGCATGGT CTGAACTGCTGTGGCCCATCAGGACAAGACCAGGAGGCAATTGAGGAGACCTGCCCCAAAAAAGAGGGGCTTGATGTACTCATTACCAAG accTGCCCTGATGCCATTGACGAAGTCTTCAACTCCAAACTACATATTATTGGAGGTGTTGGCATTGGCATTGGAGTGATTATG ATCTTTGGCATGATCTTCAGCATGATGCTGTGCTGTGCCATCCGAAAAACCCGGGAGATTGTGTGA
- the si:dkey-88e18.8 gene encoding major intrinsically disordered Notch2-binding receptor 1 — translation MAENPEDPLALLEILEVLGACRGSVSYADICVYLSGRFSLQPLLELRSLLYSTACRDPCFPATLFRERLHPPCSNRLSAAADVVSLFNLLMHTRVAPTYTNVQSLTPCQVCGKGFMRYDWPAALPVTRGGTVSADCKYENLPCEAFSLNAEASRMQTASELLAYPHAYVHNQGSMQDIHSADASGDALNQEAGKTSSANQEAHVARSCSQKRSAFKEGHKLVPLISVEHVGQSEQSPREDGEDVHYITQKNPYPDPATYANSQSLCLRDPSYTYASQSFDASTHSNASDAHDDDDDADTSNPYSPDQIHWHQKKHESLDELQTSTYFGPSVSVEKQQTPALHVKSHSLDIDSRTADERSEQESSGLQKPKSERSVLEKSGLRKPGVFQLSFDGSSLDIPGFDPRIISSVRDTFKRLSGMSLDAWYDWSPTAEGVANVGTQTEPTDRRALRSLMLSERLSIDNPDIGEDDISAIFRFLDDISMCGSMAVLPGEGGGGAQDGGGAGLPERRERLGKLRRLFHSMEAPEEGVRWGVGRLLQRVAELEQQLEPIAELREQLSLVLSTLDRLEQREQTVCPHPHQIQYLHPTPQTSIQSQGSPRVSLGTEGSNEAAAKRRRLFVRRASKAHTESSSCSEAHREWSISFTKEPHIQPSKSDQLSVVYKKEAPEYLMPPEAHSTSRRTSLQSTAQSSTDRPKVTWNQSDLTPLDLQAPESLEFWTDEIYTPASDTLLRRSHSYTRCNRNQAYRIAALSITATIILILIIVIPVNTV, via the exons ATGGCTGAAAATCCAGAAGACCCCCTGGCGCTATTGGAGATACTTGAGGTGTTGGGTGCCTGCCGTGGGAGCGTGTCCTACGCTGATATCTGCGTGTATCTAAGTGGACGCTTCAGTCTGCAACCCCTTCTAGAGTTACGGAGTCTCCTCTATTCCACCGCCTGTAGAGATCCCTGTTTCCCGGCCACCCTGTTCCGAGAGCGCCTGCACCCGCCCTGCAGCAACCGGCTCTCTGCGGCCGCAGATGTTGTGTCTCTGTTCAACCTCTTAATGCACACACGCGTGGCCCCTACATACACGAATGTTCAGTCTCTGACACCCTGTCAGGTCTGTGGGAAGGGATTCATGCGTTATGACTGGCCGGCCGCCTTGCCCGTCACAAGAGGAGGGACTGTCTCTGCGGACTGTAAATATGAGAACCTCCCTTGTGAGGCGTTCAGTCTTAACGCAGAGGCTTCCCGCATGCAGACCGCCTCTGAATTGCTTGCTTACCCTCACGCGTACGTCCACAACCAAGGCAGCATGCAGGATATTCATTCTGCAGATGCGTCCGGTGATGCGCTCAATCAGGAGGCAGGGAAGACGTCGTCGGCCAATCAGGAAGCCCATGTTGCTCGTTCCTGCTCTCAGAAGAGGAGTGCATTTAAAGAGGGCCACAAGTTGGTGCCACTTATCTCCGTGGAACACGTTGGCCAATCAGAGCAAAGCCCAAGAGAGGATGGTGAGGATGTGCATTATATTACTCAAAAGAACCCCTATCCAGACCCCGCAACGTATGCCAACTCGCAATCGCTGTGTCTGCGTGATCCGTCATACACCTATGCATCACAATCCTTTGATGCGTCAACACATTCGAACGCATCGGATGCACACGACGACGATGACGACGCTGACACTTCGAACCCGTACAGTCCTGATCAGATTCACTGGCATCAGAAAAAGCATGAGAGTTTGGATGAGCTACAAACATCTACCTACTTCGGGCCTTCGGTCTCCGTCGAAAAGCAGCAGACCCCAGCTCTACACGTCAAGAGCCACAGCTTGGACATCGATAGCAGAACTGCAGATGAAAGATCTGAACAAGAATCCTCCGGGTTGCAGAAGCCCAAATCGGAGCGGTCGGTGTTGGAAAAGTCTGGATTGAGAAAGCCAGGAGTTTTTCAATTGAGTTTCGACGGCTCAAGCCTCGACATTCCCGGCTTTGACCCTCGCATCATCAGCTCGGTTCGGGACACTTTCAAGCGCTTGAGCGGCATGAGTTTGGATGCCTGGTACGACTGGTCACCGACCGCAGAGGGCGTGGCTAACGTGGGCACCCAAACGGAACCTACGGACCGGCGTGCTTTGCGAAGCCTCATGCTTAGCGAACGGCTCTCCATTGACAACCCCGACATCGGTGAGGACGACATCAGCGCTATCTTCCGGTTCCTGGATGATATCAGCATGTGTGGCTCCATGGCGGTCCTGCCAGGGGAAGGGGGTGGAGGTGCCCAAGACGGGGGCGGAGCCGGGCTGCCGGAGAGGCGTGAACGTTTGGGAAAATTGCGGCGGTTGTTTCACTCTATGGAAGCACCTGAGGAGGGCGTGCGATGGGGCGTGGGTCGCCTGCTCCAACGGGTTGCAGAGCTGGAGCAACAGCTGGAGCCCATCGCAGAGCTACGGGAACAACTTAGTCTTGTGCTCTCCACGCTGGACCGACTTGAACAGCGCGAGCAGACCGTGTGCCCACACCCTCATCAAATACAGTACTTGCACCCCACACCGCAGACCAGTATACAGTCACAGGGATCTCCGAGGGTCAGCCTGGGGACGGAGGGGTCCAATGAGGCTGCGGCCAAGCGTAGACGTCTTTTTGTTCGCAGGGCGTCCAAAGCCCACACGGAAAGCAGCTCTTGCTCTGAAGCTCACAGAGAGTGGAGCATCAGCTTCACAAAAGAGCCGCACATACAGCCTTCCAAG TCAGATCAGTTGAGTGTCGTCTATAAAAAGGAAGCCCCTGAATACCTCATGCCACCTGAAGCGCACAGCACCTCGCGGCGTACATCTCTCCAGAGCACCGCCCAGAGTTCCACTGACCGCCCCAAAGTCACCTGGAACCAATCAGACTTAACACCTTTGGACCTTCAG GCCCCAGAGTCATTGGAGTTCTGGACAGATGAGATTTACACTCCGGCCTCGGACACGCTCCTGCGGCGTTCACATTCTTACACCCGCTGCAACAGAAACCAGGCGTACCGCATCGCCGCCCTCAGCATCACTGCCACTATCATCCTCATTCTCATCATCGTCATTCCAGTCAACACTGTGTAA
- the cfap161 gene encoding cilia- and flagella-associated protein 161 has translation MAHVRTYNPRVRVGNWKEDVTLEEETLKEFILQKERGELAVQKVLRQNIMKPVSLSVSLDGFLNFGDTVILMNSGGGLHDPRRPCVLSIIADSSNIGSHSGTNPSPRLRGPLQVGGAHSMDPCVRNAFVITSVDGTPDGEVVRYDQNFALRTTSGFAGELYLASDHRTFLKCAKNSRLQELSLVDKTDFLCWWKVIYLDPQERLENEGYPVQVNRKVLISHCKTNQCLAALSNHILWTPFGKEYELTAHTFLDSHKAEQDNNHWLFVTANPTNQNQSLLQPQQDDVMTDELRQEPEPVEDIQVNEQFKRDVKQNNWT, from the exons ATGGCTCATGTTCGGACCTACAATCCGCGCGTGCGTGTGGGGAACTGGAAAGAAGACGTGACTTTAGAAGAG GAAACTTTAAAGGAGtttattcttcaaaaagaaagaGGTGAACTCGCCGTGCAGAAAGTTTTGAGGCAAAACATCATGAAACCA GTCAGCTTATCGGTATCTCTGGATGGCTTTTTGAACTTTGGAGACACGGTCATTCTGATGAACTCTGGAGGTGGACTACATGACCCACGCAGGCCCTGTGTCCTCAGCATCATTGCCGACAGCAGTAATATTGGGTCGCATTCAGGGACAAATCCATCTCCCCGCCTTCGTGGGCCCCTTCAAGTCGGGGGAGCCCACAGTATGGACCCCTGCGTCAGAAACGCCTTTGTCATTACAAG CGTTGATGGGACCCCAGATGGAGAGGTGGTCAGATATGACCAAAACTTTGCACTTAGAACTACATCAGGCTTTGCCGGAGAG CTATACCTTGCCAGTGACCACAGGACTTTTCTGAAGTGCGCTAAGAACTCTCGGCTACAGGAGCTGAGCTTGGTAGACAAAACTGATTTCCTTTGCTGGTGGAAAGTGATTTATTTGGACCCTCAAGAAAGGCTTGAAAACGAGGGCTATCCTGTCCAG GTGAACAGGAAGGTTTTGATTTCCCATTGTAAAACCAATCAATGTTTGGCTGCGCTCAGCAATCACATCCTTTG gaCTCCGTTTGGTAAAGAGTATGAACTCACTGCTCACACATTCTTGGACTCCCATAAGGCTGAGCAGGACAATAATCATTGGCTGTTTGTCACGGCTAATCCTACCAATCAAAATCAAAGTCTTCTGCAACCACAACAAGATGATGTCATGACAGATGAGCTGAGACAAGAACCAGAGCCAGTGGAGGACATACAAGTAAACGAGCAGTTCAAAAGAGATGTAAAACAGAATAACTGGACCTAA
- the il12b2 gene encoding interleukin-12 subunit beta produces MGLLVRFILLLSLLIIISALNVFPEKFRFGEKHTTIILDCKTNKNSVTWKREEAHGTVDVDSEYEKPNGTKLIVYDLQEDQTGNYTCWSDEGLEDYIYLLLDKSKEASDLNLNCTAETFSCAHSLKCSWTLDDYTAFRLRNTRDHGSWVSPSVDGVFHVPHTTNSFSEESERLRITGEAVSSCCYIKTDYSVYLRDIVKPAGPNITKCLQRKNKEKVEVVVTPPSTWPQPHSFFPLKHQTEYEIRDNGKFKTHEWEGSKVEIQGVITKLRVRCRDPLLLSQWSEWTPWKNVQDNKKGKRSKAKKKNTKTRNQRKKGRKNQQ; encoded by the exons ATGGGGTTGCTGGTGAGGTTCATCTTACTCCTGagtttgttaataataatatcagCGCTTAATGTTTTCCCTGAGAAAT TTCGCTTTGGCGAGAAACACACCACCATTATTCTTGATTGTAAAACGAATAAGAACAGTGTCACGTGGAAGCGAGAAGAAGCACACGGAACAGTGGACGTGGATTCAGAGTATGAAAAACCCAACGGAACCAAACTGATCGTGTATGACCTGCAAGAAGACCAAACTGGGAATTACACCTGCTGGAGTGATGAAGGTTTAGAAGACTACATCTATCTCCTACTGGACAAGTCCAAAGAAGCATCAG ATTTGAACTTAAATTGCACAGCCGAAACCTTTTCCTGCGCACACAGCCTCAAATGCTCGTGGACCTTAGATGATTATACAGCATTCAGACTTCGTAATACACG TGACCATGGCAGCTGGGTGTCACCATCTGTGGATGGGGTATTTCATGTTCCACATACCACAAATTCCTTTTCTGAAGAGTCTGAGCGCCTGCGGATAACGGGGGAGGCTGTTTCCTCATGCTGCTATATTAAAACCGACTACAGCGTCTACCTTCGAGACATTG TCAAACCTGCTGGTCCAAACATTACCAAATgtttacaaagaaaaaacaaggAAAAGGTTGAGGTGGTGGTGACGCCTCCTTCCACATGGCCGCAGCCTCATAGTTTCTTTCCTCTGAAGCATCAGACTGAGTACGAGATACGTGACAATGGGAAG TTCAAGACTCATGAATGGGAGGGGTCAAAGGTAGAAATTCAAGGGGTCATCACAAAATTGAGGGTGCGATGCAGAGACCCGCTGCTTCTCTCTCAGTGGAGCGAGTGGACGCCATGGAAAAAC GTACAAGACAACAAGAAAGGAAAACGTTCGAaggcaaagaaaaaaaacactaaaacaagaAACCAGAGaaaaaaaggcagaaaaaaCCAACAGTGA